One window from the genome of Leptospira johnsonii encodes:
- a CDS encoding PilZ domain-containing protein, giving the protein MKRNLLLNYFLVLYALPAMQRLEIGVDPSQKVAPDLPADQRFYTRFRKDSQIKLFEGGNWSEGILIDISMIGASILSNESWSPGTRITIMSPMFTCEIPGEVIRKTVSNMGQRYAIVFHDLCDSSILEILNKIAHCR; this is encoded by the coding sequence TTGAAAAGAAATCTTCTTTTAAATTATTTCTTAGTACTGTATGCTCTCCCGGCTATGCAAAGACTAGAGATCGGGGTGGATCCTTCCCAAAAGGTAGCACCTGATTTGCCGGCGGATCAAAGATTTTATACAAGATTCCGTAAAGACAGTCAGATTAAACTTTTCGAGGGAGGAAATTGGAGCGAGGGTATATTGATAGATATATCGATGATTGGAGCATCCATTCTTTCTAATGAAAGTTGGAGTCCCGGCACAAGAATCACGATTATGTCACCAATGTTTACCTGCGAGATACCAGGAGAGGTCATTCGTAAAACTGTTAGCAACATGGGGCAAAGATACGCGATAGTATTTCACGATCTTTGCGACTCAAGTATACTTGAGATACTTAATAAGATAGCACATTGCAGATAA
- a CDS encoding MBL fold metallo-hydrolase, whose product MKIKLYGVRGSLPTPLSGSEYREKLEKILESAHKEFKLKNGTFSVPTFLQSLSPELLRPVGGNTTCVYVESTNGQKLIIDCGSGMRELGNDLLKEGIAQGGSVKILVTHTHWDHIQGWPFFKPGYIPNVQVDFYSTISNLKERFDRQQNPENFPITLDEMMSKKTFTLLQRQKTVQMGDFKVTPFLLKHPGNCTGYHIEENGKSFLFCTDVEVREEDLSEFEQLRAKIGSPDMLIIDAQYSSEEAERKIGWGHTSGRLAVRCGEVLGVNKLVLTHHEPDHPDEEIIRMFNQEKQSTALSEIVLAREADIFQL is encoded by the coding sequence GTGAAAATAAAATTATACGGAGTAAGAGGATCTCTTCCAACTCCGCTTTCCGGTTCGGAATATAGAGAAAAGTTAGAAAAGATCCTAGAGTCCGCTCATAAGGAATTTAAACTTAAGAACGGAACCTTCTCCGTTCCTACATTCTTACAATCTTTAAGCCCAGAACTGTTACGCCCCGTGGGAGGAAATACCACTTGTGTGTACGTTGAATCAACAAACGGTCAGAAATTAATTATAGATTGCGGTTCCGGAATGAGAGAATTGGGCAATGATCTTTTAAAGGAAGGTATAGCTCAAGGCGGCTCTGTCAAAATTTTAGTGACGCATACTCACTGGGATCATATTCAAGGTTGGCCTTTTTTTAAACCTGGATACATTCCAAATGTTCAAGTCGATTTTTATTCTACTATTTCTAATCTAAAGGAAAGATTCGATCGCCAGCAAAATCCCGAGAACTTTCCGATCACACTGGATGAGATGATGTCCAAGAAAACATTCACTCTTCTCCAAAGACAAAAGACAGTGCAGATGGGCGATTTTAAAGTAACCCCTTTCCTCTTAAAACACCCTGGCAACTGCACAGGCTATCATATAGAAGAGAACGGAAAGAGTTTCCTATTCTGCACCGATGTGGAAGTAAGAGAAGAAGATCTTTCCGAATTCGAACAATTACGCGCTAAAATCGGAAGTCCTGACATGTTGATCATTGATGCACAATACAGTTCTGAAGAAGCTGAACGTAAGATCGGTTGGGGTCATACGTCCGGAAGATTAGCTGTGCGCTGCGGAGAAGTTCTGGGTGTAAATAAACTGGTTCTAACTCATCATGAACCTGATCATCCTGATGAAGAGATCATACGAATGTTCAATCAAGAAAAACAATCTACTGCTCTTTCTGAGATAGTATTAGCAAGAGAAGCGGATATATTTCAACTCTAG
- the trmB gene encoding tRNA (guanosine(46)-N7)-methyltransferase TrmB, translating into MTSNFREKQWKIATRIPFSSDYFLKINPGSKLKKNDLFFEEFGTYYLELGSGWGEVAVSLAKDNPNTGFVLMEKKADRLRKTIRDLKENDIKNVKLLSVNFNWFLEEIFESGIFDEILLNFPDPWPKRRHHKHRTLNPRFLDTVHILLKKGGKFHFATDYGPYARKGIRLFREDLRYKPIHSEFSLQRENFPISHFEQEKRETGSRIYYLDRIKV; encoded by the coding sequence ATGACATCGAATTTTCGTGAAAAACAATGGAAGATCGCTACTCGAATCCCCTTTTCCTCAGATTATTTCCTGAAAATCAACCCCGGAAGTAAATTAAAAAAAAACGATTTGTTTTTCGAAGAATTCGGGACATATTATCTAGAGCTAGGCTCCGGTTGGGGAGAAGTAGCTGTATCCTTAGCCAAAGATAATCCAAACACCGGTTTTGTCCTAATGGAGAAGAAGGCAGATCGTTTACGCAAAACTATCCGTGATCTGAAGGAAAACGATATCAAGAACGTTAAACTCCTTTCAGTAAACTTCAATTGGTTTTTAGAAGAAATTTTTGAATCTGGTATTTTCGATGAAATACTTCTAAACTTTCCTGATCCTTGGCCCAAGCGTAGGCATCATAAACATAGGACCTTAAATCCCAGATTTCTAGATACTGTTCATATTCTTTTGAAGAAAGGTGGCAAATTCCATTTCGCAACCGACTACGGACCTTATGCACGTAAAGGAATTCGCCTTTTTAGAGAAGATCTTAGATATAAACCGATCCACTCAGAGTTTTCTCTGCAAAGGGAGAACTTTCCGATCTCCCATTTCGAACAGGAAAAACGGGAGACTGGCTCCCGGATTTATTATTTGGATCGGATCAAAGTCTGA